In the genome of Streptomyces lydicus, the window CGCGCCGGAGCTGCTGGAGCGGTTCGTGGACTCGGCCGCTGCTTCGTTCGGTGGTCTTGATGGCGCGGTGGCCTGCGCGGGAGGTGCACGTGGCCGGGGCATCACCGACGCCACGGCCGAGGACTGGGCGACGACCTGGGCCTTGAATGCCGGCCACTTTGCTCGGCTGACCGCGAGCGCCACCGGTCATCTCCGGGCGTCGGAGGGCGGGTCGATCGTGGTCGTGTCCTCGATCTCCGGCTGGAAGCCCGGTCCGCAGGCGCAGTACGGGGCGAGCAAGGCCGCGCAGCTCCACATGGTGTCCTCGCTGGCACGCGAACTGGGACCGCTTGGGATCCGCGTGAACGCCGTGAGCCCGGGCTCCATGTTGATCCCGGGAAAGCGGTGGGACCGACTGAGGCAGGAGGACCCTGCCGCCTTCCAGCGGTTCGCTGCTGAGTTCCCGGGGCGCGAGCTGGTCCGTCCCGACGAGGTCGCGGACGCGATCGCCTTCTTGCTCTCCGACCAGGCCCGAGGTGTGACCGGGGTCAATCTTCCCGTGGACAGGGGACAAAACGCGCCGACGCCACGGGGCTACTGAG includes:
- a CDS encoding SDR family NAD(P)-dependent oxidoreductase, with the translated sequence MAGSTKQGKQSVLRAGRFAGRRIVVTGGSRGLGEAVVRLLLAEGARVATCARTSESLDGLRRSLGAGDELFTQPLDVAAPELLERFVDSAAASFGGLDGAVACAGGARGRGITDATAEDWATTWALNAGHFARLTASATGHLRASEGGSIVVVSSISGWKPGPQAQYGASKAAQLHMVSSLARELGPLGIRVNAVSPGSMLIPGKRWDRLRQEDPAAFQRFAAEFPGRELVRPDEVADAIAFLLSDQARGVTGVNLPVDRGQNAPTPRGY